One Mycobacteroides salmoniphilum DNA segment encodes these proteins:
- the leuA gene encoding 2-isopropylmalate synthase, producing MTSFSSDEFNYTPRSIVTPNGPIPADQPAWNTQKNSSMPVHRYRPFASEVAGGEPTAPFNRTWPDKVITRAPQWAAVDLRDGNQALIDPMSPARKRRMFDMQIRMGFKEIEVGFPSASQTDFDFIRELISENAIPEDVTVQVLTQCRPELIERTFLACEGASKVIVHFYNSTSILQRRVVFRGEKDTIKKIATDGARKCVEEAAKYPDTHWRFQYSPESYTGTELQYALEVCNAVGDIIEPTPENPIIFNLPSTVEMTTPNVYADSIEWMSRNLARRDSVILSLHPHNDRGTAVAAAELGYQAGADRIEGCLFGNGERTGNVCLVTLGLNLFSRGVDPQIDFSNIDEIRHTVEYCNQLKVPERHPYGGDLVYTAFSGSHQDAINKGLDQMKRDADEADSDVDDILWQVPYLPIDPKDVGRNYEAVIRVNSQSGKGGVAYIMKSDHGLVLPRRLQIEFAQSIQRITDGEGGEVNPKEIWDVFAEEYLAPIIPLERIRQKVTASEEDGGTDSIAAVVKIDGKETEVNGTGNGPLASFVDALSTVGYAVNVLDYSEHAMSAGDDAQAAAYVEAMVAGPDGGEAQTVWGVGIAPSITTASLRAVVSAVNRAART from the coding sequence ATGACTAGCTTTTCCTCAGACGAGTTCAACTACACCCCCCGCAGCATCGTCACCCCGAACGGACCCATTCCGGCCGACCAGCCGGCGTGGAACACCCAGAAGAACAGCTCGATGCCGGTACATCGATACCGTCCGTTCGCCTCGGAAGTTGCAGGGGGCGAACCGACTGCGCCCTTCAACCGCACCTGGCCGGACAAGGTGATCACCCGCGCACCGCAGTGGGCAGCGGTCGACCTGCGCGACGGCAACCAGGCCTTGATTGATCCGATGAGCCCGGCTCGCAAGCGCCGGATGTTCGATATGCAGATCCGGATGGGGTTCAAGGAGATCGAGGTCGGGTTTCCCTCGGCGAGCCAGACCGATTTCGATTTCATCCGCGAGCTGATCAGCGAGAACGCCATCCCCGAGGATGTGACCGTTCAGGTGCTGACACAGTGTCGCCCGGAACTGATTGAGCGGACGTTCCTGGCCTGCGAGGGCGCGTCGAAGGTGATCGTGCACTTCTACAACTCGACGTCGATCCTGCAGCGGCGCGTGGTGTTCCGGGGCGAGAAGGACACGATCAAGAAGATCGCCACCGATGGCGCCCGCAAGTGCGTTGAGGAAGCGGCCAAATACCCCGATACGCATTGGCGTTTCCAGTACTCCCCCGAGTCGTACACCGGCACCGAGCTGCAATACGCACTGGAGGTGTGCAACGCCGTCGGCGACATCATCGAGCCGACACCGGAAAACCCGATCATCTTCAATCTGCCGTCGACGGTTGAGATGACAACCCCGAATGTGTACGCCGATTCCATCGAGTGGATGAGCCGTAATCTGGCTCGGCGCGACTCGGTGATCCTGAGCCTGCACCCGCACAATGACCGCGGAACAGCGGTCGCCGCAGCAGAATTGGGATACCAGGCGGGTGCCGACCGCATCGAGGGCTGTCTGTTCGGCAACGGTGAGCGCACCGGAAACGTATGCCTGGTGACGCTGGGTCTGAATCTGTTCAGCCGCGGCGTGGATCCCCAGATCGACTTCTCGAACATCGACGAGATTCGGCACACGGTCGAGTACTGCAACCAGCTGAAGGTCCCCGAGCGGCACCCCTACGGTGGCGACCTGGTCTACACCGCCTTCTCCGGCAGCCACCAAGACGCCATCAACAAGGGCCTGGATCAAATGAAACGCGATGCGGACGAGGCGGATTCCGACGTCGACGACATCCTGTGGCAGGTGCCGTACCTGCCCATCGACCCCAAGGACGTCGGCCGCAACTACGAGGCCGTGATCCGGGTCAACTCGCAGTCCGGCAAGGGCGGCGTCGCCTACATCATGAAGTCCGATCATGGACTGGTGCTGCCGCGCCGCCTGCAGATCGAATTCGCACAGTCGATCCAGCGGATCACCGACGGCGAGGGCGGCGAGGTGAATCCCAAGGAGATCTGGGACGTCTTCGCCGAGGAGTACCTGGCACCGATCATCCCGTTGGAGCGGATCCGCCAGAAGGTGACCGCCTCCGAGGAGGACGGCGGCACGGATTCCATTGCCGCCGTGGTGAAGATCGACGGCAAGGAAACCGAAGTCAACGGCACCGGCAACGGCCCGCTGGCCTCCTTCGTGGACGCGCTGTCCACGGTGGGCTACGCCGTCAACGTCTTGGACTACTCCGAGCACGCCATGAGTGCAGGAGATGACGCGCAGGCCGCCGCCTATGTGGAGGCCATGGTTGCCGGCCCCGATGGCGGTGAGGCACAGACGGTATGGGGTGTCGGTATAGCGCCGTCGATCACCACCGCCTCACTGCGGGCAGTGGTGTCGGCGGTCAACCGCGCTGCTCGTACCTAG
- a CDS encoding aspartate kinase translates to MALVVQKYGGSSVATAERIRRVAERIVETKKNGNDVVVVVSAMGDTTDELLDLAQQVCPSPPPRELDMLLTAGERMSNALVAMAIHSLGASARSFTGSQAGVITTGRHGSAKIIDVTPGRLRSALDEGQVVLVAGFQGVSQDSKDVTTLGRGGSDTTAVALAAALKADVCEIYTDVDGVFTADPRIVPNAARLDKVSFEEMLEMAAAGAKVLMLRCVEYARRYNVPVHVRSSYTDKPGTIVSGSMEDIPVEEAILTGVAHDRGEAKVTVVGIPDVPGYAAKVFRAVADAEINIDMVLQNISKVEDGKTDITFTCPKENGPTAVEKLDSLKNEIGFSQVLYDDHIGKVSLVGAGMRSHPGVTASFCEALAKAGVNIELISTSEIRISVLVKDTELDAAVRAIHDAFDLGGEEEATVYGGTGR, encoded by the coding sequence GTGGCGCTCGTCGTCCAAAAGTACGGCGGATCGTCGGTCGCAACGGCCGAACGCATCCGCAGGGTGGCCGAACGCATCGTCGAGACGAAAAAGAACGGCAATGACGTCGTCGTAGTCGTCTCGGCCATGGGTGACACCACCGACGAGCTGCTTGACCTGGCCCAACAGGTCTGCCCGTCGCCGCCGCCTCGTGAGCTGGACATGCTGCTCACCGCGGGTGAGCGGATGTCCAACGCCCTCGTCGCGATGGCGATCCATTCGCTTGGTGCCTCGGCACGCTCGTTCACTGGCTCGCAGGCCGGCGTCATCACCACCGGTAGGCACGGCAGCGCCAAGATCATCGATGTCACCCCGGGCCGGTTGCGCTCCGCCCTGGACGAGGGCCAGGTGGTGCTGGTCGCCGGATTCCAGGGTGTGAGTCAGGACAGCAAGGACGTCACCACGCTGGGACGGGGCGGCTCCGACACCACCGCCGTCGCGCTGGCCGCGGCGCTCAAGGCCGATGTGTGCGAGATCTATACCGATGTCGACGGTGTGTTCACCGCCGATCCGCGGATAGTGCCGAATGCGGCCCGGCTCGACAAGGTCAGTTTCGAGGAAATGCTGGAGATGGCGGCGGCCGGAGCCAAGGTGCTCATGCTGCGCTGTGTGGAATACGCCCGGCGATACAACGTTCCGGTTCACGTGCGCTCGTCGTACACCGACAAGCCGGGCACGATCGTCAGCGGATCAATGGAGGACATTCCTGTGGAAGAAGCGATTCTCACCGGTGTCGCACACGATCGTGGTGAGGCCAAGGTCACGGTCGTCGGGATCCCCGACGTTCCGGGATATGCCGCCAAGGTCTTTCGTGCCGTGGCCGATGCCGAGATCAACATCGACATGGTGCTGCAGAACATCTCCAAGGTCGAGGACGGCAAGACCGACATCACCTTCACCTGCCCCAAGGAGAACGGACCCACCGCGGTCGAGAAGCTGGACTCGCTGAAGAACGAGATCGGGTTCTCGCAGGTGCTCTACGACGATCACATTGGCAAGGTGTCGCTGGTTGGTGCGGGTATGCGCAGCCACCCGGGTGTCACGGCCAGCTTCTGCGAGGCGCTGGCCAAGGCCGGGGTCAACATCGAACTCATCTCCACATCGGAGATCCGGATCTCGGTGCTGGTCAAGGACACTGAACTCGATGCCGCCGTGCGGGCCATCCACGACGCCTTCGACCTCGGCGGCGAAGAGGAAGCCACCGTGTACGGAGGTACCGGACGATGA
- a CDS encoding aspartate-semialdehyde dehydrogenase, protein MTVIGVVGATGQVGAVMRKLLEERDFPASSVRFFASARSEGKKLTFRGQEIEVENTETADPSGLDIALFSAGATMSRVQAPRFAEAGVTVIDNSSAWRKDPDVPLVVSEVNFDRDVRGVKLPKGIIANPNCTTMAAMPVLKVLHDEAGLQRLIVSTYQAVSGSGLAGVEELATQVRAGIDASEQLVHDGSAVTFPDPVKYVAPIAFNVIPLAGSLVDDGSGETDEDQKLRHESRKILGIPELLVSGTCVRVPVFTGHSLSINAEFERELTPARATELLGAAAGVTLADVPTPLAAAGADDSLVGRIRQDPGVPGHRGLALFISGDNLRKGAALNTIQIAELLVAS, encoded by the coding sequence ATGACCGTCATCGGTGTTGTCGGCGCCACCGGCCAGGTCGGAGCCGTCATGCGAAAGCTACTGGAAGAGCGTGACTTCCCGGCTTCATCGGTGCGGTTCTTCGCATCGGCTCGCTCCGAGGGCAAGAAGCTGACCTTCCGCGGCCAGGAGATCGAGGTCGAGAACACCGAGACGGCCGATCCGTCCGGGTTGGACATCGCGCTCTTCTCCGCCGGCGCCACCATGTCGCGGGTGCAGGCGCCGCGGTTTGCCGAGGCGGGTGTCACCGTGATTGACAACTCCTCTGCCTGGCGCAAGGACCCGGATGTGCCGTTGGTGGTTTCGGAGGTCAACTTCGATCGCGATGTGCGCGGGGTGAAGCTGCCGAAGGGCATTATCGCTAACCCGAATTGCACCACCATGGCCGCGATGCCGGTGCTCAAGGTACTTCACGACGAGGCCGGCCTGCAGCGGCTGATTGTGTCGACCTACCAGGCAGTCTCGGGTAGCGGCCTGGCTGGTGTGGAGGAGTTGGCCACCCAGGTGCGCGCCGGTATCGACGCGAGTGAGCAGCTGGTGCATGACGGCTCCGCCGTCACCTTCCCGGACCCGGTGAAATACGTTGCGCCCATTGCCTTCAACGTGATCCCGCTGGCCGGCTCGCTGGTTGACGACGGCTCCGGCGAGACCGACGAGGATCAGAAGCTGCGCCACGAGAGCCGCAAGATCCTGGGCATCCCAGAGCTTTTGGTGAGCGGCACATGCGTACGGGTGCCGGTATTCACCGGACACTCGCTCTCGATCAACGCCGAATTTGAGCGTGAGCTGACTCCGGCACGTGCCACCGAGCTGCTCGGCGCGGCGGCGGGAGTCACCCTGGCCGATGTGCCCACACCGTTGGCTGCTGCCGGCGCCGACGACTCGCTGGTGGGCCGGATCCGTCAGGATCCGGGCGTGCCGGGTCATCGCGGTCTGGCGCTGTTCATTTCTGGAGACAACCTTCGCAAGGGTGCGGCGCTCAACACGATTCAGATCGCCGAATTGCTCGTCGCTAGCTAA
- a CDS encoding alpha/beta fold hydrolase, whose product MGGAALQDRYIQSCLGGLHVRVGGQGPAILLWPSLLMTGSMWADQAEYFADRYTVIVVDPPGHGDSQALHRMFRFEDCAHAVEQILDALGIERTHVVGNSWGGMIGGTFAALYPHRVGASVLMNATASRANARQTIEFRLLTEIVRILGRFREPLTTRAVKAFVGPTIMRERPQVEQTIRAELRELNVDSVYWAVNSVVPARPDQRELLGRITTPVLVVAGREDPTFPVAETQLMAEAIPGAEFVIMEDTGHLAALERPEEVNALIDEFLKRHPLED is encoded by the coding sequence ATGGGCGGCGCCGCATTGCAAGACCGGTACATCCAAAGCTGCCTCGGCGGACTGCACGTGCGGGTAGGCGGCCAAGGGCCCGCCATCCTCTTGTGGCCCAGCCTGCTGATGACGGGGTCCATGTGGGCCGACCAGGCAGAATACTTCGCCGACCGGTACACGGTGATCGTCGTTGACCCGCCCGGCCACGGTGACAGCCAGGCCCTGCACCGCATGTTCCGTTTCGAGGACTGCGCGCATGCCGTCGAACAGATCCTCGACGCTCTCGGCATCGAACGCACACACGTCGTCGGCAACTCCTGGGGCGGAATGATCGGAGGAACCTTCGCCGCGCTGTATCCACATCGGGTGGGAGCGTCCGTGCTGATGAACGCCACCGCTTCGCGCGCCAACGCACGCCAGACGATCGAGTTCCGGCTGCTCACCGAGATAGTCCGGATTCTCGGCCGATTCCGCGAACCTCTCACCACCCGCGCGGTGAAGGCCTTCGTCGGACCCACCATCATGCGGGAACGCCCCCAGGTAGAGCAGACAATCCGAGCGGAATTGCGCGAGCTCAATGTCGACTCGGTCTATTGGGCGGTCAACAGCGTGGTTCCGGCACGACCGGACCAACGCGAGCTACTCGGACGCATCACCACACCCGTCCTGGTCGTGGCGGGCCGGGAGGATCCGACCTTTCCCGTCGCGGAGACACAGCTCATGGCCGAGGCGATTCCCGGGGCCGAGTTCGTGATCATGGAGGACACCGGGCATCTGGCCGCCCTGGAACGTCCCGAGGAGGTCAACGCCCTCATCGACGAGTTCCTGAAGCGTCATCCCCTGGAGGACTAG
- a CDS encoding maleylpyruvate isomerase family mycothiol-dependent enzyme, translated as MDGDMDTDEIWQLIDTERGTLADQLAQIPAQDWDRPSLCGQWRVRDVVGHILFASEYSLSRTLVDVIRARGDLNRFIAATGVREGSVPPADLLASVRASVGSRRKPPGVPPIDRLMDHLVHGQDIAIPLGWQRGMPVRAARLAAARVWERDHLFAARKRFAEHRLVATDTDWSVGTGAAVIEGPVSALLLLMAGRGDAVRDQLSGAGVSSLPLN; from the coding sequence ATGGACGGCGATATGGACACCGACGAGATCTGGCAGTTGATCGACACCGAGCGCGGGACGCTTGCCGATCAGTTGGCCCAGATCCCGGCCCAGGATTGGGACCGGCCGTCGTTGTGTGGACAGTGGCGCGTCCGGGACGTGGTCGGCCACATTCTCTTCGCGAGTGAGTACTCGCTGTCGCGCACCCTTGTGGATGTCATCCGGGCGCGCGGCGATCTGAATCGATTCATCGCCGCGACCGGAGTGCGGGAGGGGTCGGTGCCGCCCGCCGACCTGCTGGCGTCGGTGCGCGCCAGCGTGGGGTCCCGGCGAAAGCCGCCGGGCGTGCCGCCGATCGATCGGCTGATGGACCATCTGGTGCACGGTCAGGACATCGCGATACCGCTCGGATGGCAGCGGGGTATGCCTGTGCGGGCCGCCCGATTGGCGGCGGCGCGGGTGTGGGAACGCGACCACTTGTTCGCAGCCCGCAAGCGGTTTGCGGAGCACCGCCTGGTCGCGACCGATACTGACTGGTCGGTGGGGACCGGCGCCGCGGTCATCGAGGGGCCGGTGTCGGCTCTGCTACTCCTGATGGCAGGCCGTGGAGATGCGGTCCGAGATCAACTGAGCGGCGCGGGCGTCTCCTCGCTGCCCCTGAACTAG
- a CDS encoding DUF4185 domain-containing protein translates to MVRIGPVAGTGTATSDYNLGATDLCEFMVFTGGMLQICGDSFAGQGVGYGGWYSPVALRVDTETVPNASGVRHSGVLGTDRPLLEDPTPPGFSQLPSGVIDINGTNWLFIAVTKNLIPQSTRLVKPDPFRAGWPTVPGSVRPGDYAGGQQTQISGYYDPLWTPESPKGWVYIVSDAFDRSRPAVLYRAKPDTFTDRATWQGWGADARGKWAWGTAVTPLFNDHLGELSMKMVDGQAVLSYFNQTTGNVEVRVADSPTRLGAVPATTVVNAGAWPAMADELPESWDNTLAQPYGGYIGPDSTLDRLSIYVSQWNTDSRDHAPYRVIEFAVNPLLAPVG, encoded by the coding sequence GTGGTCCGGATTGGCCCCGTCGCGGGCACCGGCACTGCGACCTCTGACTACAACCTCGGTGCGACCGACCTGTGCGAGTTCATGGTCTTCACCGGCGGCATGCTGCAGATCTGCGGCGACAGCTTCGCGGGCCAGGGCGTGGGATACGGCGGCTGGTACTCGCCGGTGGCGCTGCGCGTCGACACGGAAACGGTGCCGAACGCATCGGGTGTGCGTCACTCCGGTGTCCTCGGCACCGACCGGCCGCTCCTGGAAGACCCGACACCGCCGGGCTTCTCTCAACTTCCCTCCGGCGTCATCGACATCAACGGGACCAACTGGCTGTTCATCGCCGTCACCAAGAACCTGATCCCGCAGTCGACACGGCTGGTGAAGCCCGATCCCTTCCGTGCCGGTTGGCCGACGGTGCCGGGATCGGTACGACCCGGTGATTACGCGGGCGGACAACAGACGCAGATCAGTGGCTACTACGACCCGCTGTGGACACCCGAGTCGCCGAAGGGCTGGGTGTACATCGTCAGCGATGCCTTCGATCGCTCGCGGCCCGCGGTCCTGTACCGGGCCAAGCCGGACACATTCACCGACCGTGCGACCTGGCAGGGCTGGGGTGCGGATGCGCGGGGGAAGTGGGCCTGGGGTACCGCCGTGACGCCGTTGTTCAACGATCACCTGGGCGAGCTCAGCATGAAGATGGTGGACGGGCAGGCGGTGCTGTCCTACTTCAACCAGACCACGGGCAACGTTGAGGTACGGGTTGCTGATAGCCCGACGCGACTCGGTGCGGTGCCCGCGACCACGGTGGTGAATGCCGGGGCCTGGCCGGCGATGGCGGACGAGCTTCCCGAGTCCTGGGACAACACCTTGGCGCAGCCGTATGGCGGATACATCGGGCCGGACTCCACGCTTGATCGCCTCAGCATCTACGTCAGCCAGTGGAATACCGACTCGCGCGATCACGCCCCCTATCGGGTGATCGAATTCGCGGTGAACCCGCTACTGGCCCCTGTGGGCTAA
- a CDS encoding nitroreductase family protein, with amino-acid sequence MGNPTERTAITSVPIQPLIASRWSPRHFDPGANLDPETLTALLEAGRWAASWGKRFPVRYIVGLRGDATYEALTELLNRGNSYAKVAAALVLVSTDLGDDDNTAVYAAVDAGLAIAQLGVEARSHGLHTHPMAGFRVEESSAVFNIPENVRPIAVLAIGPVLEDYADADESTVERDHAPRQRPTLSDIAFTERWGNGLAG; translated from the coding sequence ATGGGCAACCCGACCGAACGTACCGCCATCACCTCGGTTCCGATCCAGCCGCTGATCGCCTCGCGCTGGAGTCCGCGGCATTTCGATCCTGGTGCAAACCTGGATCCCGAGACCCTGACGGCCCTGCTCGAAGCGGGTCGCTGGGCCGCCAGTTGGGGTAAGCGCTTCCCCGTCAGATACATCGTGGGTCTGCGCGGTGATGCCACCTACGAAGCGCTGACTGAGCTGCTCAATCGGGGAAACTCTTACGCAAAAGTTGCGGCAGCACTCGTCCTGGTGAGCACCGACCTGGGTGATGACGACAACACCGCCGTGTATGCGGCAGTTGATGCCGGGCTGGCGATCGCCCAGCTGGGTGTGGAGGCACGTTCCCACGGTCTGCACACCCATCCGATGGCGGGTTTCCGGGTGGAGGAATCGTCTGCTGTGTTCAATATCCCCGAGAATGTGCGGCCCATCGCCGTCCTCGCGATCGGACCTGTTCTCGAGGATTACGCCGACGCCGACGAATCGACCGTCGAACGCGATCACGCCCCCCGTCAGCGGCCCACGCTCAGCGATATCGCCTTCACCGAGCGCTGGGGTAACGGCTTGGCCGGCTAG